In Aquimarina sp. TRL1, a single window of DNA contains:
- a CDS encoding carboxymuconolactone decarboxylase family protein, which produces MSEISFKNIRFDPDITPFHALAKEMAKAVGYTANITVEKKLAQLLRLRVAQKNECAYCSILHAKTARSIGISEEKTDQISSWWNSELFTEKEKTALRYCDVLTKGTAVDFQKYHDALTGYFSEVEIAEIAAIVINMNLWTRLKLAQGAVPYRKAQ; this is translated from the coding sequence ATGAGTGAAATTTCATTTAAGAATATTCGTTTTGATCCGGATATCACTCCATTTCATGCATTAGCAAAAGAAATGGCAAAAGCAGTGGGATATACCGCTAACATAACCGTAGAAAAAAAACTGGCACAATTGCTTAGACTACGGGTAGCACAAAAAAATGAATGTGCATATTGTAGTATTTTACACGCCAAAACAGCCCGGTCTATTGGTATTTCAGAAGAGAAAACAGACCAAATCTCATCCTGGTGGAATAGTGAGTTATTTACAGAAAAAGAAAAAACAGCACTAAGGTATTGTGATGTATTAACTAAAGGAACAGCCGTTGACTTTCAAAAATATCACGATGCATTAACAGGGTATTTTAGTGAAGTAGAAATAGCAGAGATTGCTGCAATTGTGATTAATATGAATCTGTGGACACGACTAAAATTAGCGCAAGGAGCTGTCCCATATAGAAAAGCACAGTAG
- a CDS encoding histidine kinase produces MTSTQVTPSFYCMLIYCLLISSTIFGQDPYHFIIGKKELGNADIYSVLHTRNQQLYVATNQGIYRYTNGQFDILKRAMHQNGNSFFNLLEDKQGAVFCNNLSGQVFKIVNDSLELYYSLPKEYVGPYGVHIAFDSQNNLVIVSKKALILSEKKEVLNISNDDTVLMNSLPNGDLYILSTKKKALIIKDGTIHYRDFSHLYSQIKNNHFRNFFMLNGRLFNQTMDKGIISLSDTSIHNILPKKTTKLCFQYHDKDVWSLGATSGIQRILLRNDSLVVANHFFKKTFISTMAKGTNQTLFLGTFREGLIVIPNQHFITSPITARYNSIRGFAVSPQNAIYTTERDRGIVLYHHDKTTVLDTSTQRNYHRIFYDPVIDFSINKQHPGLLYDAPFTKNKKLGAFNIKDMFRVDPQTALVVSSSGLLIFGKKKMFNNIDWQETDRIFSRYMPISTRCKSVVYDTIHKQIALATVSQLFTIEDHHQIKELLYKNKSINANKLAFYDGKIWVATQDHGILVFEHNKLIHSYSTANGFISNTVSTLKIKNNVLYALTEEGLLRISLSDHTFSYIGIGEGLTGHINDINFSDDRLWVLSNNSSISSIELKKLPVAPPNIAVSLDSIIVSGKKISNTLSETFSYDKNHLSFYPSYKGVSYHSEGTFTYRLEGFEQKWSTTAALSKKITYKSLPPGKYRFEIKPQYGITAGTPLTYSFRIAPPYWNTWWFYTGMSLLFCLVFFLFFKYRISLLKKKNQEKLEKQILQTDLLDTQLIALRSQMNPHFIFNALNSIQDLILNEDTENSYDYIVLFSELVRRTLNYSNQDFIELDKELEFLEIYLKLEKLRFGETFAYQIKADIGENAFSIPSLLIQPFIENALLHGLLHKNGLKKLSIIFSFSDQLLCTITDNGIGRKKAKEILDRRGNHHESFALNAIKKRLQILNKQHDMGVGYTITDLYKGELPTGTQIIIRMPYKKRY; encoded by the coding sequence ATGACATCAACACAAGTTACTCCCTCTTTTTATTGTATGCTGATATACTGTTTATTGATAAGCAGTACTATTTTCGGACAGGACCCTTATCATTTTATTATTGGAAAAAAAGAACTCGGTAATGCAGATATATATTCTGTATTGCACACGCGTAACCAACAATTATACGTCGCTACGAACCAGGGGATTTACAGGTATACGAATGGTCAGTTCGACATATTAAAAAGAGCCATGCATCAAAATGGGAATTCCTTTTTTAATTTGCTTGAAGATAAACAGGGGGCAGTATTTTGTAATAACCTAAGCGGGCAGGTTTTTAAGATTGTTAATGATTCTCTCGAACTATATTATTCGCTCCCCAAAGAATATGTAGGTCCCTATGGGGTTCATATCGCTTTTGATTCCCAAAACAATCTGGTGATTGTATCTAAAAAAGCGCTTATACTTTCTGAAAAGAAAGAGGTGCTCAACATATCAAATGACGATACGGTGCTTATGAATTCGCTTCCCAATGGAGACTTGTATATTCTCAGTACAAAAAAGAAAGCACTCATCATTAAAGATGGTACAATTCACTATAGGGATTTCTCTCATCTATATTCCCAAATAAAAAACAATCACTTTCGGAATTTTTTTATGCTCAATGGGCGTTTGTTTAATCAAACAATGGATAAAGGAATTATTTCCTTATCCGATACTTCGATACACAATATACTGCCTAAAAAAACGACCAAGCTCTGTTTTCAATATCATGACAAAGACGTTTGGTCATTAGGTGCGACCAGTGGTATACAAAGAATCCTTCTCAGAAATGACAGTCTGGTAGTTGCGAATCACTTTTTTAAAAAAACCTTTATTTCTACGATGGCCAAAGGGACAAACCAAACGCTTTTCTTAGGAACCTTCAGAGAAGGGCTTATTGTTATTCCAAACCAACATTTTATTACATCCCCTATTACTGCTCGTTATAACAGTATACGAGGATTCGCTGTTAGTCCCCAAAATGCCATTTATACTACAGAAAGAGATCGGGGAATTGTTTTGTATCATCACGATAAAACTACTGTACTTGATACCAGTACCCAAAGAAATTATCATCGTATATTCTACGATCCTGTAATTGATTTTTCGATTAACAAACAACATCCGGGTCTCCTCTATGATGCTCCTTTTACCAAAAATAAAAAATTAGGTGCCTTCAATATTAAAGATATGTTTCGGGTCGATCCACAAACTGCTCTTGTAGTATCCTCCTCCGGCTTGCTTATCTTTGGTAAAAAAAAGATGTTTAACAATATCGATTGGCAAGAGACTGATCGCATATTTTCCAGATACATGCCCATTTCCACCCGATGCAAATCTGTGGTATACGACACTATCCACAAACAGATTGCGTTGGCTACGGTTTCTCAACTCTTTACCATTGAAGACCACCATCAAATCAAAGAATTACTATACAAAAACAAAAGTATCAATGCGAATAAACTTGCTTTTTATGATGGGAAAATCTGGGTAGCAACTCAGGATCATGGGATATTAGTTTTTGAGCATAACAAACTAATCCACTCCTATTCAACAGCAAATGGATTCATCAGTAATACTGTATCTACGCTAAAAATAAAAAACAACGTACTCTATGCCCTGACAGAAGAGGGACTCCTGCGCATTTCGCTATCTGATCACACATTTTCGTATATAGGGATAGGAGAAGGTCTTACGGGTCATATTAATGATATTAACTTCAGTGATGACCGATTGTGGGTATTAAGTAACAATTCGAGTATTTCCTCTATCGAATTGAAAAAACTTCCTGTAGCACCGCCCAATATAGCCGTTTCCTTAGATTCTATTATTGTATCAGGAAAGAAAATCTCCAATACACTTTCTGAAACATTTAGCTATGATAAGAATCACCTGTCGTTTTATCCTTCATATAAGGGGGTTTCATATCATTCTGAAGGAACATTTACTTATAGACTGGAGGGTTTCGAACAAAAGTGGAGTACAACAGCTGCCCTTTCTAAAAAAATCACTTATAAATCACTTCCTCCCGGAAAGTATCGTTTCGAAATAAAGCCACAATATGGGATTACAGCAGGTACCCCACTTACCTACTCTTTTCGTATTGCTCCTCCGTATTGGAATACCTGGTGGTTCTATACTGGTATGAGTCTTCTTTTTTGCCTGGTATTTTTTCTTTTTTTTAAGTATCGCATCTCATTATTGAAGAAAAAAAATCAGGAGAAATTAGAAAAACAAATTCTGCAAACAGACTTATTAGACACACAATTAATCGCCTTACGATCTCAGATGAATCCTCATTTTATCTTTAATGCGCTGAATTCGATTCAAGACCTTATTCTCAATGAGGATACGGAAAACTCTTATGATTACATTGTGTTATTCTCTGAATTAGTCCGTAGAACTCTGAATTATTCGAATCAGGATTTTATCGAGCTAGACAAAGAACTGGAGTTTTTGGAAATCTATTTAAAACTGGAGAAATTACGGTTTGGTGAAACCTTTGCGTATCAAATAAAAGCTGATATAGGAGAAAATGCATTCAGTATTCCTTCTTTACTTATTCAGCCTTTTATAGAAAATGCCTTATTACATGGATTATTACATAAAAACGGATTAAAGAAGTTATCCATAATCTTTTCTTTTTCTGATCAATTGCTATGTACCATTACAGATAATGGGATCGGAAGAAAAAAGGCAAAAGAGATTTTAGATCGCCGGGGGAATCATCATGAGTCTTTTGCATTGAATGCTATAAAAAAACGACTTCAGATTCTTAATAAACAACACGATATGGGAGTCGGATATACAATTACTGATCTCTATAAAGGCGAATTGCCTACCGGAACGCAAATAATTATTAGAATGCCTTATAAAAAAAGATATTAG
- a CDS encoding DUF427 domain-containing protein has translation MKAIWNNQVIAESDTTIVIEGNHYFPEESIKKEFFKESTLHTVCPWKGQASYYTIEVDGKINKDAAWYYREPSELARTIKNHIAFWRGVAVVES, from the coding sequence ATGAAAGCAATTTGGAATAATCAAGTAATAGCAGAAAGCGATACAACCATCGTTATAGAAGGAAATCATTACTTCCCTGAAGAAAGTATAAAAAAAGAATTTTTTAAAGAAAGTACTTTACATACAGTTTGTCCCTGGAAGGGGCAAGCATCGTATTATACCATAGAAGTAGATGGTAAGATTAATAAAGATGCAGCCTGGTATTATCGCGAACCATCAGAACTAGCCAGAACCATAAAAAATCACATTGCCTTTTGGCGGGGAGTAGCAGTTGTGGAAAGTTAA
- a CDS encoding LytTR family DNA-binding domain-containing protein — protein sequence MGSFNAIVVDDEERARNVLTQLLKRYTTTIKIVAQCASLTEAIQEINDKSPDVVFLDVQMPNYAGYEIASFFDTIDFEIIFVTAYDQYAIKAFELNAIDYLVKPIDRNRLITAVQKLEAKISIRKKLADYQLLLSTIKKKEFKQIIIPELGNRRVIPIEDILAIEADGAYSKIHLVQDKVITTSKNLKYFDSLFPDDHCFFRSHRTWIVHLKHVVSLHKSKLIISLLNSDLQVKVSRAKLTEFQEVIQ from the coding sequence ATGGGATCTTTTAATGCAATTGTTGTAGATGATGAAGAAAGAGCACGCAATGTGCTGACACAGCTACTAAAACGATATACAACGACTATTAAAATAGTCGCCCAATGTGCTTCGCTTACAGAGGCGATACAGGAAATCAATGATAAGTCACCTGATGTTGTATTCCTAGATGTACAAATGCCTAATTATGCCGGGTATGAGATCGCTTCCTTTTTTGATACCATTGATTTTGAAATTATTTTTGTAACCGCTTATGATCAATACGCGATCAAAGCATTCGAACTAAATGCGATAGACTATCTGGTAAAACCAATTGACAGAAACCGATTAATAACGGCTGTACAAAAATTAGAAGCTAAAATTAGTATTCGAAAAAAACTGGCTGATTATCAATTATTATTAAGCACCATTAAGAAAAAAGAATTTAAACAAATTATTATTCCCGAATTAGGAAACAGACGTGTCATTCCTATTGAAGATATTCTGGCAATAGAAGCAGATGGAGCTTATAGCAAAATTCATTTGGTGCAGGATAAGGTAATCACTACCAGTAAAAACCTAAAGTATTTCGATTCTCTATTCCCTGATGATCATTGTTTTTTTCGATCTCACCGAACCTGGATTGTGCACTTAAAGCATGTAGTATCCTTACATAAAAGTAAACTTATTATTTCATTACTAAACAGTGATTTACAGGTTAAAGTATCAAGAGCTAAGCTTACTGAATTCCAAGAGGTTATACAATGA
- a CDS encoding bifunctional alpha/beta hydrolase/OsmC family protein, whose product MKNTKLKISNAQGYELHAYLELPANQKPNQYAIFAHCFTCSSNLSAVKHISRALTTHGFGVVRFDFTGLGRSEGTFSESHFSANVSDLIAVHQYMSMQYEAPSLLIGHSLGGAAVIEAASRLDAVKAVATIGAPASVAHTKKHFSHQLEDIKEKGAIEVNIGGRPFVINEEFVTNFENTDLLNTVSTLRKPLLILHSPNDLIVSAENAHELFVNAFHPKSFVSLDKADHLLTNQEDSIYVGDVIGAWVQRYFPKQDNTILDAKGEQLVGYLNLKENNFTTQIQTKNHSFIADEPATVGGDDFGASPYEYLAAGLAACTVMTLKLYAERKKWDLQEVFVYITHSKKHSDELGIDVDQAGYLDHIAKKLKFIGNLDEQQQQKLKEIASKCPVHKTLQKEVIIETDIQK is encoded by the coding sequence ATGAAAAACACCAAATTAAAAATATCCAATGCCCAGGGGTATGAGTTACATGCTTATTTAGAACTGCCGGCAAATCAAAAACCGAATCAGTATGCCATTTTTGCACATTGTTTTACCTGTAGTAGCAATTTAAGCGCGGTAAAACATATAAGCAGAGCCTTAACCACGCATGGATTTGGAGTAGTGCGCTTTGATTTTACAGGATTAGGAAGAAGTGAAGGAACCTTTTCCGAAAGTCATTTTTCAGCTAATGTTAGTGACCTTATTGCTGTTCATCAATATATGAGTATGCAGTATGAAGCCCCTTCTTTATTAATTGGGCATTCACTGGGAGGAGCAGCAGTAATAGAAGCTGCTTCCCGATTAGATGCTGTAAAAGCAGTTGCGACTATCGGAGCTCCGGCTTCTGTAGCACATACTAAAAAGCATTTTTCGCATCAATTAGAGGATATCAAAGAAAAAGGAGCGATAGAAGTCAATATTGGAGGAAGACCATTTGTGATTAATGAGGAATTTGTAACAAATTTTGAAAATACAGATTTGCTAAACACAGTCAGTACTTTACGAAAACCACTGTTGATTTTGCATTCTCCAAATGATCTGATCGTTAGTGCAGAAAATGCACATGAATTGTTCGTTAATGCCTTTCACCCTAAAAGTTTTGTCTCTTTGGATAAAGCCGACCACTTACTAACTAATCAGGAAGATAGTATATATGTAGGAGATGTAATAGGAGCGTGGGTACAACGATATTTTCCTAAGCAGGATAATACAATCTTAGACGCCAAAGGAGAGCAATTAGTTGGGTACTTGAATCTCAAAGAAAATAATTTTACCACTCAGATCCAGACTAAAAATCATAGCTTTATCGCGGATGAACCCGCCACTGTAGGAGGAGATGATTTTGGAGCCTCTCCTTATGAATATCTCGCTGCCGGACTTGCCGCCTGTACTGTTATGACGTTAAAATTATATGCAGAGCGAAAGAAATGGGATCTACAGGAAGTATTTGTATATATAACGCATTCCAAAAAGCATAGTGATGAATTAGGGATCGATGTAGACCAGGCAGGATATCTTGATCATATAGCTAAAAAATTAAAATTTATTGGTAACTTAGATGAGCAACAGCAGCAAAAATTGAAAGAAATTGCTTCTAAATGCCCGGTACATAAAACCCTGCAAAAAGAGGTAATTATAGAAACTGATATTCAGAAATAA
- the egtB gene encoding ergothioneine biosynthesis protein EgtB, which produces MVRSKEIKRFFSEVRKKTEAICRPLAIEDYSVQPVVDVSPPKWHLAHTTWFFEQFILVPYKKEYSLYNEDYSYLFNSYYNNAGERVLRPNRGLMTRPTVEEVYSYRRYVTTAVEMLLEEAPDDTIINLVEIGIHHEQQHQELLHYDIKYILGNQPTFPSYETAEILTEVERQKKLIAIEEGVYTIGHRESTFCFDNELGVHKTYIQPFLISETVVTNGEYLEFIEDGGYEDFNLWHADGWDFIRKNKITAPLYWYKTKGTWHYYNGKGLEKINKNLPVMHVSYYEAFAFAEWKQMRLPTEFEWEVAASKLQYGQVWEWTASAYLPYPNFKKAAGALGEYNGKFMVNQHVLRGASVATSDNHSRITYRNFFNPQLRWMFSGIRLAK; this is translated from the coding sequence ATAGTGAGATCAAAAGAAATAAAACGTTTTTTTTCTGAAGTAAGAAAAAAAACAGAAGCAATATGCCGTCCATTAGCTATCGAAGACTATTCTGTACAACCTGTTGTAGATGTTTCACCTCCGAAATGGCATTTGGCACATACTACCTGGTTTTTTGAACAATTTATATTGGTACCCTATAAAAAGGAATATTCATTGTATAACGAAGACTATTCGTATCTGTTTAACAGTTACTACAATAATGCAGGAGAGCGGGTGTTGCGCCCAAATAGGGGATTGATGACCCGACCCACTGTCGAAGAGGTGTATTCATACAGAAGATATGTTACGACAGCAGTAGAAATGTTATTAGAGGAAGCACCCGATGATACAATAATCAACCTTGTAGAAATAGGGATTCATCATGAGCAACAACATCAGGAATTACTACATTATGATATAAAGTATATATTGGGAAATCAGCCAACTTTCCCTTCATATGAGACAGCTGAAATATTAACAGAGGTAGAGAGACAAAAAAAACTAATTGCTATAGAAGAAGGAGTCTATACGATTGGGCATCGAGAATCCACATTTTGTTTTGACAATGAATTAGGAGTTCATAAAACCTACATACAACCTTTTTTAATTTCGGAAACAGTAGTGACGAATGGAGAGTATTTGGAGTTTATAGAAGATGGGGGATATGAGGATTTTAATCTATGGCATGCCGATGGCTGGGACTTTATCAGAAAAAATAAAATTACAGCACCCCTGTATTGGTATAAAACCAAAGGAACATGGCATTATTATAATGGAAAGGGATTAGAAAAAATTAATAAGAACCTTCCGGTAATGCATGTGAGTTATTACGAAGCATTTGCTTTTGCAGAATGGAAGCAAATGCGATTACCTACCGAGTTTGAATGGGAGGTCGCTGCATCAAAATTGCAATATGGTCAAGTATGGGAGTGGACAGCGAGTGCTTATTTACCCTATCCAAATTTCAAAAAAGCAGCTGGTGCATTAGGCGAATATAATGGTAAATTCATGGTGAACCAACATGTACTTAGAGGAGCCTCTGTAGCCACCTCCGATAATCACAGCAGAATAACATATAGAAACTTTTTCAACCCCCAATTACGATGGATGTTTTCCGGAATAAGGTTAGCAAAATAG
- a CDS encoding L-histidine N(alpha)-methyltransferase, whose protein sequence is MDNTFAKEVIEGLSARKKYLSSKYFYDDQGSRIFQEIMKMPEYYLTDSEFEILSLQAAKIMEAVNFKEPFNIVELGAGDGFKTFKLLEYLMANKIDFYYVPIDISEEAIHLLTDKLTKKLPGLSIHPRVGDYFDILRRENVQTSIPSLLLFLGSNIGNYSREGAVDLLQLFHENMKAQDALLLGVDIKKNPVTIHKAYYDSYGITRRFNINLLLRINREFDGDFKVDDFDFYCHYNPVTGEVRSYLVSLRKQLIYLRKLDRTFEFDYNELIYTELSKKYDLQEIEALASDGGFKVGTHFLDCKHYFSDSLLIK, encoded by the coding sequence ATGGATAATACGTTTGCAAAAGAAGTCATAGAAGGGCTTTCAGCTAGGAAGAAATACCTTTCCTCCAAATATTTTTACGACGATCAGGGAAGCCGCATTTTTCAGGAAATAATGAAGATGCCCGAATACTACCTTACTGATAGTGAATTCGAGATACTATCATTACAAGCGGCAAAAATAATGGAAGCAGTGAATTTTAAAGAACCTTTTAATATCGTAGAGCTGGGAGCAGGAGATGGTTTTAAAACGTTTAAACTGTTGGAATATCTGATGGCTAATAAAATAGACTTTTATTACGTGCCTATTGATATTTCAGAAGAAGCAATTCATTTGCTTACAGATAAATTGACCAAGAAATTACCCGGACTGTCAATTCACCCCAGAGTAGGAGATTATTTTGATATCTTACGACGAGAAAATGTACAAACTTCCATCCCCAGTTTGTTATTGTTTTTAGGGAGTAATATCGGAAACTACTCACGAGAAGGCGCTGTGGATTTACTACAGTTGTTTCACGAAAACATGAAAGCGCAGGACGCATTGCTACTCGGAGTAGATATAAAGAAGAATCCAGTTACAATCCATAAGGCTTATTATGATTCCTACGGAATCACCAGACGTTTTAATATTAATTTATTACTCAGAATTAATAGAGAATTCGATGGCGATTTTAAGGTAGATGATTTTGATTTTTATTGTCATTATAATCCGGTAACAGGAGAAGTTAGAAGCTATTTAGTCAGCTTGAGAAAGCAACTCATATACCTCAGAAAACTAGATAGAACGTTTGAGTTTGATTATAATGAGTTGATTTACACAGAACTATCCAAGAAATATGATCTTCAGGAAATTGAAGCCCTGGCATCAGATGGAGGGTTTAAGGTAGGAACCCATTTTTTGGATTGTAAACATTATTTTTCAGATTCGCTACTGATTAAATGA
- a CDS encoding peptide methionine sulfoxide reductase produces MNNSILDKIQDIPIGYSVGIYKNRKYSIIRTDFNDGRSSKIYARELKGNDFISLNYYQTTKRDLIKPCEMPLEKVLLFLKNIQIV; encoded by the coding sequence ATGAATAATAGTATATTAGATAAAATTCAAGACATCCCGATAGGATACTCTGTCGGGATATATAAGAATCGTAAATACAGTATTATTCGTACAGATTTTAACGATGGAAGAAGTAGTAAAATATATGCGAGAGAATTAAAGGGGAATGATTTTATAAGTCTTAATTATTATCAAACAACGAAAAGAGACCTGATAAAACCCTGCGAAATGCCTTTGGAAAAAGTCCTTTTATTTCTAAAAAATATACAAATAGTATGA
- a CDS encoding aldo/keto reductase, which translates to MEIGLGTAALGRPEYINIRQEEKEHLTLGHLKKNAFSVLDAAYKEGIRYFDTAPGYGMAEQLLIDWLQEKNDPGIEVATKWGYTYTANFDPNALIHEVKEHSLNKLNEQWNKSKELFPFLSVYQIHSATFESQVLENKEILNRLAMLKKEHDIRIGLTTTGENQVAVITQALAIEVNGIPLFDVFQSTYNILDQSIGTIAKTLERENKQLVIKEALANGRLFPNNKYTAYQDLYKKLESIALNYKVGIDAVAIQFCMQMLTPYKVLSGASMKKHVSQNLMAETFNLTDEEIHTLLEAKVSPQFYWKERKNMKWN; encoded by the coding sequence ATGGAAATCGGACTAGGTACAGCAGCGTTAGGAAGACCAGAGTACATAAATATACGACAAGAAGAAAAAGAGCACCTTACGCTTGGTCATTTAAAAAAAAACGCCTTTTCTGTTTTAGATGCTGCTTATAAAGAAGGCATACGTTATTTTGATACGGCTCCAGGATACGGTATGGCAGAACAATTATTAATCGATTGGTTGCAAGAGAAGAATGATCCAGGGATTGAGGTAGCGACCAAATGGGGATATACTTATACCGCGAATTTTGATCCTAATGCTTTAATTCATGAAGTAAAAGAGCATAGCCTCAATAAATTAAATGAGCAGTGGAATAAATCAAAAGAATTGTTCCCTTTTTTATCGGTGTATCAGATTCATTCGGCAACTTTTGAATCACAGGTATTAGAAAATAAGGAGATATTAAATCGCCTGGCTATGCTGAAAAAAGAACACGATATTCGAATTGGATTGACGACTACTGGAGAAAATCAGGTAGCTGTTATTACACAAGCACTAGCGATAGAAGTAAACGGAATTCCTTTATTTGATGTTTTTCAATCCACATATAACATTTTAGATCAAAGCATTGGTACAATTGCAAAAACACTGGAAAGAGAAAATAAACAATTAGTAATCAAAGAAGCACTGGCAAATGGGCGCTTGTTTCCTAATAATAAATATACTGCGTATCAAGATTTATATAAAAAATTAGAAAGCATCGCATTAAACTATAAAGTAGGGATTGATGCCGTAGCGATTCAGTTTTGTATGCAAATGCTCACTCCATATAAAGTATTAAGTGGCGCAAGTATGAAAAAACATGTATCTCAAAACTTAATGGCAGAGACATTTAATCTGACCGATGAAGAAATTCACACCCTATTAGAAGCTAAAGTTTCTCCTCAATTTTATTGGAAGGAACGAAAAAATATGAAATGGAATTAA
- a CDS encoding sensor histidine kinase, with amino-acid sequence MIIKFISEKYSTLLNIGISSTSSALEKKRSKVLNLCTFISLFTVLFFFCFDYFTQNLSSFRTYLLITEFIVFSSILYLHKKKFFFLSRLLFLLMVTIIIFIHANYSFRGFYAEYQYIIIPLLSLFFFDKKYIHYLILALSIVLYYFPNTWYQNYPDPYFGYLNVAFIFIGVFLIVDFFKRLNQKNEASLFRSNQSLVIQNKTIASQKLLLEKAYNDLEISKKNELAFLQLKSLRSQMNPHFIFNSLNSIQDLVLQQDTEASYDYIVLFAQLVRNTLHYSNESFISIEKEIEFLEVYLELEKLRFGELLSYDITFTQESQEVEIPSLLIQPFVENALIHGLFHKKGNKKLHVHFELTTQLKCFITDNGVGRTKAKKIQKRQGAKTYTSFALEAIKKRLHLLQDQYGDTIGYTIIDLYDDKQQAIGTKVEVILPFNPIF; translated from the coding sequence ATGATAATTAAATTCATATCAGAGAAATACTCCACATTGCTGAATATAGGAATCAGTAGTACTTCTTCTGCCCTGGAGAAAAAACGTTCCAAAGTTCTCAATCTATGCACATTCATTTCTTTATTTACTGTACTGTTTTTTTTCTGTTTTGATTACTTTACTCAAAACCTCAGTTCTTTTAGAACATACCTGCTTATTACCGAATTTATTGTTTTTTCCAGCATACTATACCTACACAAAAAAAAGTTCTTTTTTCTTTCCAGGCTGCTGTTCTTACTTATGGTAACAATCATTATTTTTATTCATGCCAATTATAGTTTTAGAGGGTTTTATGCAGAGTATCAATATATAATCATCCCATTACTATCACTTTTCTTTTTTGATAAAAAGTATATTCATTACCTTATTTTAGCACTATCTATTGTGCTTTATTACTTCCCTAATACCTGGTATCAGAATTACCCTGATCCGTATTTTGGTTATTTGAATGTTGCTTTTATATTTATAGGAGTCTTCCTTATTGTCGACTTTTTCAAACGGCTAAATCAAAAAAATGAAGCCTCATTATTTCGAAGTAATCAATCGTTGGTCATACAAAACAAAACAATTGCTTCTCAAAAATTACTTTTAGAAAAAGCATATAATGATCTGGAAATAAGCAAAAAAAATGAGTTGGCTTTCCTGCAATTGAAATCCCTTCGATCCCAAATGAATCCTCATTTCATATTTAATTCACTTAATTCGATTCAAGATTTGGTATTACAACAAGATACCGAAGCTTCTTATGATTACATTGTATTATTTGCTCAATTAGTGAGAAATACATTACATTATTCGAATGAAAGTTTTATTTCTATAGAAAAGGAGATTGAATTTCTGGAAGTATATCTAGAATTGGAAAAACTTCGTTTTGGGGAGCTCTTATCTTATGATATTACATTCACCCAAGAAAGTCAGGAAGTGGAAATTCCCTCATTACTCATACAACCCTTTGTAGAAAATGCATTAATACATGGATTGTTTCATAAAAAAGGGAATAAAAAGTTGCATGTCCATTTTGAACTGACCACACAACTAAAGTGTTTTATTACGGACAATGGTGTCGGCAGAACAAAAGCAAAAAAAATTCAGAAAAGACAAGGAGCTAAAACATACACTTCTTTTGCGTTGGAAGCTATCAAAAAGCGATTACACTTACTACAAGATCAATATGGAGATACTATAGGCTATACGATTATTGACCTGTATGATGATAAGCAACAGGCTATCGGAACGAAGGTGGAAGTCATTCTTCCGTTTAATCCTATTTTTTAG